One stretch of Lagenorhynchus albirostris chromosome 13, mLagAlb1.1, whole genome shotgun sequence DNA includes these proteins:
- the PROKR1 gene encoding prokineticin receptor 1 translates to MGVDMGVMDENATNTSTNYFSLLDPHGTQAAFFPFNFSYGDYDMPLDEDEDVTNSRTFFAAKIVIGMALVGIMLVCGIGNFIFIAALARYKKLRNLTNLLIANLAISDFLVAVVCCPFEMDYYVVRQLSWEHGHVLCASVNYLRTVSLYVSTNALLAIAIDRYLAIVHPLRPRMKYQTATGLIALVWMVSILIAIPSAYFTTETVLLVVKSQEKIFCGQIWPVDQQIYYKSYFLFIFSIEFVGPVVTMTLCYARISRELWFKAVPGFQTEQIRKRLRCRRKTVLVLMCILTAYVLCWAPFYGFTIVRDFFPTVFVKEKHYLTAFYVVECIAMSNSMVNTVCFVTVKNNTIKYFKKIMLLHWKASYSGSKSSGDLDLKTTGVPATEEVDCIILK, encoded by the exons ATGGGGGTCGACATGGGGGTCATGGATGAGAATGCCACAAACACCTCAACCAACTATTTTTCTCTGCTTGACCCCCACGGAACCCAAGCTGCTTTCTTCCCATTCAACTTCAGCTATGGCGACTATGATATGCCCTTGGACGAAGATGAGGATGTGACCAATTCCCGGACCTTCTTTGCTGCCAAAATTGTCATTGGCATGGCGCTGGTGGGCATCATGCTGGTTTGTGGTATTGGCAACTTCATCTTCATCGCGGCCCTGGCCCGCTACAAGAAGCTGCGCAACCTCACCAATCTGCTCATCGCCAACCTGGCCATCTCTGATTTCTTGGTGGCCGTCGTCTGCTGCCCCTTCGAGATGGACTACTACGTGGTACGCCAGCTCTCCTGGGAGCACGGCCACGTGCTGTGCGCCTCTGTCAACTACCTGCGCACTGTCTCTCTCTACGTCTCCACCAACGCCCTGCTGGCCATTGCCATCGACAG ATATCTGGCCATTGTCCACCCGCTGAGACCCCGCATGAAGTATCAAACAGCCACTGGCTTGATTGCCTTGGTGTGGATGGTGTCCATCCTCATTGCCATACCGTCAGCCTACTTCACCACTGAAACGGTCCTCCTCGTTGTCAAGAGCCAGGAGAAGATCTTCTGCGGCCAGATCTGGCCAGTGGACCAGCAGATCTACTACAAGTCATACTTCCTCTTCATCTTCAGCATTGAATTCGTGGGCCCGGTGGTCACCATGACCCTGTGCTATGCCAGGATCTCCCGGGAACTCTGGTTCAAGGCTGTCCCTGGTTTCCAGACTGAGCAGATCCGGAAGCGGCTGCGCTGCCGCCGGAAGACGGTCCTGGTGCTCATGTGCATCCTCACCGCCTACGTGCTGTGCTGGGCGCCCTTCTACGGCTTTACCATTGTGCGTGACTTCTTCCCCACCGTGTTTGTGAAGGAGAAGCACTACCTCACGGCCTTCTATGTGGTTGAGTGCATCGCCATGAGCAACAGCATGGTCAACACCGTGTGCTTTGTGACCGTCAAGAACAACACCATCAAGTACTTCAAGAAGATCATGCTGCTCCACTGGAAGGCTTCTTACAGCGGGAGTAAGTCCAGTGGGGACCTTGACCTCAAAACCACGGGCGTGCCTGCCACTGAAGAGGTGGACTGCATCATACTGAAATAA